The Desulfuromonas thiophila genome contains a region encoding:
- a CDS encoding PD-(D/E)XK nuclease family protein has protein sequence MRLNLRFGLDLDGYRPAAADDCHGQVSLGPLGMLSQLETRLGLSVQQPAIMRRLTGYLQLLRQCDNGSRFYSASLQIDPLALAHSLLDWRDRWIEAGWDGTADADSAPRLRDLAEVEQALRQSGQVPPGPADRLAAIAERLEMTSLSLDVVLVDPLTEFPQLWQRVLQQLGARQELPEENFCLARPDTDLGRLQRALRDKGSFTPAHDGSLLLLTAPDEGLLARALSRIQRSDLPATSCCAEALATQVVSEQSLATIDQTLWLEDNPLTGASDASAWRPPLQVLPLALSLFWQPLDPRRLLEFLAHPICPVPAPARYRLADVVAQAPGLGGAAWRKAISELEENLQQQAKDRLAATAAIKNLRQRLADWLDLPRFDPATGAPPQRLAEHCARLARWMSQRAQLENVSPGLRTLLLAAASQAREAQQGLDDLALGQSCITRVQLDRLLEEVTAAGTPVPESRAELGAIPSLRAPGAAIANQQRLLWWDFIEPWLPQRLPWSHQELTDLARQGARLQSPRQQYESLLRRWQRPILAASDQLVLLRPLRQRGEEVRLHPLGNLLQSLCGDRQIPTIDLSAELAENEISTTTPLRLHLQLEPQTPRPLPGLRRWWQLDQPQWLTRRETESFSSLQALLFSPYQWVLNYKARLRTSGLNDLATGSRLKGNLFHHLIEALLTDPQFDWLQATDQQIGQATRQCFERLLAEEAATFLQPGQRREKQSLADTAMRSVCQLIQQLRAAQVRHVEIEKPVQGRFSGGDLAGAIDLLVTNADGDEAVIDLKWGGSRYRATELRANRALQLALYAWLRRQQQRWPAQAFFILEEGCLLAHNAHYFPRARVCPPLEDNATTAGLWQQFEAAYQWRRAQLDAGQIEVTVTGTLPDEQSKTPEKALTIPETSDRFNDYACLTGWEEQA, from the coding sequence ATGCGCCTTAACCTTCGCTTTGGTCTTGATCTTGACGGCTACCGCCCCGCAGCGGCTGACGATTGTCATGGTCAGGTAAGCCTTGGTCCCTTGGGAATGCTGTCCCAGCTTGAAACACGCCTGGGTTTGAGCGTTCAGCAACCTGCCATCATGCGCCGTTTGACCGGCTATCTGCAGCTATTGCGGCAATGCGACAACGGTTCGCGTTTTTACTCAGCTTCGCTGCAGATCGATCCGTTGGCTTTGGCCCACAGCTTGCTCGACTGGCGCGATCGCTGGATCGAGGCCGGCTGGGACGGAACAGCTGACGCCGACAGTGCGCCGCGTCTGCGTGATCTGGCCGAGGTGGAACAAGCGCTGCGCCAATCAGGCCAGGTACCACCCGGCCCTGCGGATCGCTTGGCAGCCATAGCCGAACGCCTGGAAATGACATCCCTGTCACTTGATGTCGTTCTGGTTGATCCCCTGACGGAGTTTCCCCAGCTCTGGCAGCGGGTTCTGCAACAACTGGGAGCACGGCAGGAGCTGCCGGAGGAAAACTTTTGTCTGGCCAGACCCGACACGGATCTGGGCCGCCTGCAACGCGCCCTGCGCGACAAAGGCAGCTTCACTCCGGCCCACGACGGTAGCCTGCTTCTGCTGACCGCACCCGACGAGGGGTTACTCGCCCGCGCTCTTAGTCGCATTCAGCGAAGCGATTTGCCGGCCACATCCTGCTGCGCTGAGGCGCTGGCCACTCAGGTGGTCAGCGAACAGTCGCTGGCCACCATTGATCAGACACTGTGGCTCGAAGACAATCCGTTGACTGGCGCCAGTGACGCCAGCGCCTGGCGGCCACCGCTGCAGGTTCTGCCATTGGCCCTGAGTTTATTCTGGCAACCCCTTGATCCGCGTCGTCTGCTGGAATTTCTTGCCCACCCGATCTGCCCGGTTCCGGCACCGGCCCGCTATCGGCTGGCTGACGTGGTCGCACAGGCACCTGGTCTGGGAGGCGCCGCCTGGCGCAAGGCCATCAGCGAACTGGAAGAAAATCTGCAACAGCAGGCCAAGGATAGGCTGGCTGCCACAGCTGCTATCAAGAACCTGCGTCAACGTCTGGCGGATTGGCTTGACCTGCCGCGGTTTGATCCGGCAACCGGAGCACCACCGCAGCGGCTGGCTGAGCACTGCGCCCGTCTGGCCCGCTGGATGAGCCAGCGAGCACAGCTCGAAAATGTTTCACCTGGCCTGCGTACCCTGCTGTTGGCAGCTGCCAGCCAAGCCCGTGAAGCGCAGCAAGGTCTTGACGATCTGGCCCTGGGTCAGAGTTGTATCACAAGGGTACAGCTTGATCGCCTGCTGGAAGAGGTTACCGCCGCCGGAACACCCGTACCGGAGAGTCGCGCCGAACTCGGTGCCATTCCCAGCCTGCGCGCGCCTGGCGCCGCCATCGCCAATCAGCAGCGCCTGCTGTGGTGGGACTTTATTGAGCCATGGCTGCCTCAGCGACTGCCCTGGAGCCATCAGGAATTGACAGATCTTGCCCGGCAGGGAGCCCGGCTGCAAAGTCCCCGGCAGCAATATGAAAGCCTGTTGCGGCGCTGGCAGCGACCAATTCTGGCGGCCAGCGACCAGCTGGTGCTGCTGCGACCGCTCAGACAACGAGGCGAGGAGGTGCGTTTGCATCCCCTCGGCAATTTGCTGCAATCGCTCTGCGGTGACCGGCAGATACCGACTATCGATCTGTCCGCCGAACTGGCAGAAAACGAGATCAGCACCACCACACCGCTGCGCTTGCACCTGCAACTTGAGCCGCAGACACCGCGACCGCTGCCCGGATTGCGGCGTTGGTGGCAGCTTGATCAACCACAATGGCTGACCCGCCGCGAAACCGAATCCTTTTCCAGCCTGCAGGCGCTGCTTTTCAGTCCCTACCAGTGGGTACTCAACTACAAAGCGCGGCTGCGTACCAGCGGCCTCAACGATCTCGCCACCGGCAGCCGCCTTAAAGGCAACCTGTTTCATCATTTGATTGAAGCTTTGCTGACCGATCCACAGTTTGACTGGCTTCAGGCCACGGATCAGCAGATTGGGCAGGCCACCCGCCAGTGTTTTGAGCGACTGCTCGCCGAAGAAGCCGCCACTTTTTTACAACCGGGGCAACGGCGTGAGAAGCAATCGCTGGCCGACACCGCAATGCGTTCGGTCTGTCAGCTGATCCAGCAGCTACGCGCTGCCCAGGTCCGCCATGTTGAGATCGAAAAGCCGGTCCAGGGGCGATTTTCTGGTGGGGATCTGGCCGGTGCTATCGATTTACTGGTGACCAATGCAGACGGGGATGAAGCCGTTATTGACCTGAAATGGGGTGGTAGCAGATACCGCGCTACCGAGCTGCGCGCAAACCGCGCTTTGCAACTGGCACTTTACGCCTGGCTGCGCCGACAGCAGCAACGCTGGCCGGCCCAAGCCTTCTTTATCCTGGAGGAGGGCTGTCTGCTGGCGCACAACGCGCATTATTTCCCGCGCGCTCGCGTCTGCCCACCACTGGAGGACAACGCCACCACTGCTGGGCTGTGGCAACAGTTCGAGGCGGCCTACCAGTGGCGTCGGGCCCAACTTGATGCCGGCCAGATTGAGGTAACAGTCACAGGCACCCTGCCAGACGAGCAGTCAAAAACACCGGAAAAGGCCCTGACGATTCCTGAAACCAGTGACCGATTCAATGACTATGCCTGCCTGACAGGCTGGGAGGAACAGGCATGA
- a CDS encoding UvrD-helicase domain-containing protein, which yields MSSSLTLISAGAGSGKTYHITHLLKDELASGRIRPQAVIATTFTRKAASELIERVRSTLAEQGHFDLTAELCQSLIGTVNSVCGQLLSRYALHAGLSPRLRVLDEQASLLLFRQALDGAMSDDQIDRLNRLSERLGIEDWRREVQTLVNLARSNAIDPTRLAGFAKANAEALLAFFPPQTGQDLTAQLLDAVQQGIHGISGNEDSTKTTADYLDLLQKVLPRLSAGHLPWSEWVKLSKEKAAKRSEPLAQAVRDVAIQFDTHPQLQEELRQYLQEVFATACEALTIYQEDKNQRGLIDFVDQEHRVLHLLDLPEVAEDLRQEMDLLLVDEFQDTSPLQLAIFLKLMRLVKKTVWVGDVKQAIYGFRGCDPELMKAVVANLRQMGGRLDILPYSYRSQPGLVKLTNALFVPAFSDILKAEEVALQPSRPEMDALAAVEFWSLPGRNVNLQAQALAGEIARLLEHRPQVSDKKTGQLRPLQPGDIAILCRTNDNVQVQAEALQQTGIPVSIGRPGLLATPETRLSLACLRRLHSPADSLASAEILLLCRPQPIEQILQDRMQWLASEEPARNWKTTGNQSDPILAELQAQHHQLEVLAPAEALDLAIGIGDVEQQCHAWGPTPQRARQRLANLEQLRVLACQYQDFCGQSGLAATVAGLLLWLEQLAQAQQDCCASDAGTESVAVLTHHGAKGLEWPLVILCDLHHLFDGGAWEMRALSNGAQLDLHDPLAERFLHFWPWPFGRQKKGIAIADRVAASSVALQAQTRQQAEALRLLYVSMTRARDQLILALPQKHSSYAWLDLLQADWLRPADPALTLPNGESVPASVRQCAPQEDVRPAEQQRLSLPWFAGRVPHRPRPARDLSPSALPVPAGARIGRILPLGKRLAINGQPEMDQLGTLLHNLITAEFSSPGNGTEARHIEQALVRNQLRGVIASTDAIHIPQRLRDFLKQQFSATAFYPEWPIRYTLPSGQQLSGWIDLLVDTPNGWLIIDHKSFPGAQSDWQQQALKYAGQLVGYRQAMLASSQRPVCGCWIHFCIGAGMVEVLSD from the coding sequence ATGAGTTCATCATTGACCCTGATCAGTGCCGGTGCCGGCAGCGGCAAAACCTATCACATCACCCACCTGCTCAAGGATGAACTGGCCAGCGGGCGCATCCGGCCTCAGGCAGTTATCGCTACCACCTTTACCCGTAAGGCCGCCAGCGAGCTTATCGAACGGGTACGCTCGACCCTGGCTGAACAGGGTCATTTTGATCTGACTGCTGAACTGTGCCAGTCACTGATCGGCACCGTCAACAGCGTCTGCGGCCAGTTGCTCAGCCGCTATGCTCTGCATGCCGGGCTGTCTCCTCGTCTGCGGGTTCTTGATGAACAGGCCAGCCTTCTGCTGTTTCGCCAGGCCCTTGACGGTGCCATGAGCGACGACCAGATCGACCGGCTTAATCGCCTGAGCGAACGACTGGGCATCGAAGACTGGCGTCGCGAAGTGCAGACTCTGGTGAACCTGGCCCGCAGTAACGCCATCGACCCTACCCGCCTGGCAGGTTTCGCCAAGGCCAACGCCGAAGCCCTGCTGGCGTTTTTTCCGCCACAAACCGGCCAGGATCTGACAGCGCAATTACTTGATGCGGTTCAGCAGGGTATTCACGGCATTTCCGGCAACGAAGATAGCACCAAAACGACGGCGGATTATCTGGATCTTCTCCAGAAGGTGCTGCCACGTTTGAGCGCCGGCCATCTCCCCTGGTCTGAATGGGTCAAACTGAGTAAGGAAAAGGCTGCCAAACGCAGCGAACCGCTGGCTCAAGCCGTCCGCGATGTCGCCATCCAGTTCGACACCCATCCGCAACTGCAGGAGGAGCTGCGGCAGTATTTGCAGGAGGTGTTTGCCACAGCCTGCGAGGCTTTGACCATCTACCAAGAGGATAAAAACCAGCGGGGTCTGATCGACTTTGTCGATCAGGAACACAGGGTGCTGCATCTGCTTGATCTGCCGGAAGTGGCTGAAGATCTGCGTCAGGAGATGGATCTGTTGCTGGTGGACGAGTTTCAGGATACCAGTCCGTTGCAACTGGCGATTTTTCTGAAGCTGATGAGGCTGGTGAAAAAAACCGTCTGGGTCGGAGACGTCAAACAGGCCATTTACGGCTTTCGTGGTTGCGATCCGGAACTGATGAAGGCCGTGGTGGCCAATCTGCGCCAGATGGGTGGTCGACTGGATATTCTGCCGTATTCCTACCGCTCGCAACCCGGGCTGGTCAAACTGACCAACGCACTGTTCGTTCCTGCTTTTAGTGACATTCTCAAAGCCGAAGAGGTTGCTCTGCAACCTTCGCGGCCGGAAATGGACGCTCTGGCGGCGGTGGAGTTCTGGTCGCTGCCGGGCCGCAATGTGAATCTGCAGGCGCAAGCTCTGGCCGGCGAAATCGCCCGCCTGCTGGAGCATCGGCCCCAGGTGAGCGACAAGAAAACTGGCCAGTTGCGGCCGTTGCAGCCGGGGGATATCGCCATTCTCTGCCGGACCAACGACAATGTTCAGGTGCAGGCCGAAGCCCTGCAGCAAACGGGGATTCCGGTCAGCATCGGCCGGCCGGGGCTGCTGGCCACACCGGAGACCCGGCTGAGCCTGGCCTGTTTGCGACGGCTTCACAGCCCCGCTGACAGTCTGGCCAGCGCAGAAATCCTGCTACTGTGCCGGCCACAGCCTATTGAGCAAATTCTGCAGGATCGCATGCAGTGGCTCGCCAGTGAAGAGCCCGCCAGAAATTGGAAAACTACCGGCAACCAATCTGATCCGATTCTGGCAGAACTGCAGGCACAGCACCACCAGTTGGAGGTGCTGGCACCAGCCGAAGCCCTGGATCTGGCCATCGGCATCGGCGATGTGGAACAACAGTGCCACGCCTGGGGGCCAACCCCGCAGAGAGCACGGCAGCGCCTGGCCAATCTGGAGCAGTTACGGGTTCTGGCGTGTCAGTATCAGGATTTCTGTGGCCAAAGTGGTCTGGCGGCAACCGTTGCTGGCCTGCTGCTATGGCTGGAGCAACTGGCCCAGGCCCAGCAGGACTGCTGCGCCAGCGATGCCGGCACGGAAAGCGTCGCGGTTCTGACTCATCATGGCGCCAAGGGACTGGAGTGGCCGCTGGTGATTCTGTGCGATCTGCATCACCTATTTGATGGTGGAGCCTGGGAGATGCGCGCGCTGTCAAATGGAGCGCAGCTTGATCTGCACGATCCTTTAGCTGAGCGCTTCCTGCATTTTTGGCCCTGGCCCTTTGGCCGCCAGAAAAAAGGCATTGCCATCGCCGATCGTGTCGCAGCCAGTTCTGTCGCGCTGCAGGCCCAGACGCGCCAGCAAGCTGAAGCCTTGCGGTTGCTCTATGTCAGCATGACCAGAGCACGCGATCAGCTGATCCTGGCCCTGCCGCAAAAGCATTCCTCCTACGCTTGGCTTGATCTACTCCAAGCCGATTGGCTCAGGCCTGCCGATCCGGCCTTGACTTTGCCCAACGGTGAGAGCGTCCCAGCATCTGTGCGACAGTGCGCACCACAGGAGGACGTCAGACCAGCAGAACAGCAACGCCTCAGCCTGCCTTGGTTCGCCGGCCGCGTTCCCCATCGACCACGGCCAGCGCGTGACCTATCGCCCAGCGCCTTACCGGTTCCAGCCGGGGCGCGTATCGGCCGGATACTGCCATTAGGCAAGCGGCTGGCCATCAATGGCCAACCGGAGATGGATCAGCTGGGCACCTTGCTGCACAATCTGATCACCGCCGAATTCAGCAGCCCTGGAAATGGGACAGAAGCAAGGCATATTGAACAGGCGCTGGTGCGCAATCAGTTGCGCGGTGTCATCGCCAGTACCGATGCGATCCACATCCCTCAACGTCTGCGTGACTTTCTTAAACAGCAGTTCAGCGCAACCGCCTTTTATCCGGAATGGCCTATCAGGTACACGTTGCCTTCAGGGCAGCAGCTCAGTGGCTGGATTGATCTACTGGTCGACACACCAAACGGCTGGCTGATTATTGACCACAAATCTTTTCCTGGCGCTCAATCTGACTGGCAACAACAAGCCTTGAAATATGCTGGCCAGCTGGTCGGCTATCGCCAGGCCATGTTGGCCAGCAGTCAACGACCGGTATGTGGTTGCTGGATTCATTTCTGTATCGGTGCGGGGATGGTGGAGGTGCTTAGCGATTGA
- the hsdR gene encoding EcoAI/FtnUII family type I restriction enzme subunit R, translating into MNEADTRAELIDPALKASGWGVVEGSRVRREVITLGRLQGAGKRSKQDIADYVLIYRGQKLAVIEAKRRDLPDTEGVAQAKRYAAMLQTRFTYATNGGAIYQIDMETGQEGYVNQYPSPDELWAMTYAEESEWRDRFAAVPFEDKSGQWQPRYYQHNAINKALEAIVAGKDRILLTLATGTGKTAIAFQIAWKLFHSRWTLSRDGNRRPRILFLADRNILADQAYNAFSAFPEDALVRIDPEIIRKKGMVPKNGSVFFTIFQTFMTGRDADGNPAPSFGDYPPEFFDIIIIDECHRGGANDESNWRSIMEYFSPAVQLGLTATPKRTTNADTYHYFGEPVYIYSLKEGINDGFLTPFKVQQIATTLDEYVYTSDDRIIEGEIEEGKRYGEDDFNKIIEIREREAYRVKIFMEMIDQKQKTLVFCATQDHAAAVRDLINQMKTSTDPNYCVRVTARDGAEGERWLRTFQDNEKTIPTILTTSQKLSTGVDARNVRNIVLMRPVNSMIEFKQIVGRGTRLFDGKDYFTIYDFVQAYKHFSDPEWDGEPEEPEAADSFKVRERPAAYDPADRDSEPEDAPKKREKIKIRLADGKERTIQHMMASSFWSPDGKPMSAAQFIEQLYGELPALFKNEDELRILWGDPATRKSLLGGLAEKGFGDAQLAEAKLMINAEQSDVFDVLAYIAFALPPISRSERVAAHWEAINSRYHDKQRAFLAFVLGEYVRVGIEELDVAKLAGLLQLQYGNVSDAAEQLGGIAQIRETFVGFQRCLYARIG; encoded by the coding sequence ATGAACGAAGCCGATACCCGCGCCGAACTGATCGACCCCGCCCTGAAAGCTTCTGGCTGGGGTGTTGTCGAAGGCAGTCGTGTCCGTCGTGAAGTCATCACGTTGGGACGACTGCAGGGTGCGGGTAAACGGTCGAAGCAGGACATTGCCGACTATGTGCTGATCTATCGCGGCCAGAAGCTGGCGGTGATCGAAGCCAAGCGGCGCGATCTGCCCGATACCGAAGGCGTTGCGCAGGCCAAGCGCTACGCCGCAATGCTGCAGACCCGCTTCACCTATGCGACCAACGGCGGAGCCATCTACCAGATCGACATGGAGACCGGCCAGGAAGGGTATGTCAACCAGTACCCCAGCCCGGACGAACTCTGGGCCATGACCTATGCCGAAGAGAGCGAATGGCGCGACCGCTTTGCCGCTGTGCCGTTTGAGGACAAAAGCGGTCAGTGGCAACCCCGCTACTACCAGCACAACGCCATCAACAAAGCACTGGAAGCGATTGTCGCGGGCAAGGATCGCATCCTGCTGACCCTGGCGACCGGCACAGGCAAAACCGCCATCGCCTTCCAGATCGCGTGGAAGCTGTTCCATAGTCGTTGGACATTAAGTAGAGATGGCAACCGCCGCCCTCGCATCCTCTTTCTGGCCGACCGCAACATCCTGGCCGATCAGGCCTACAACGCCTTCTCCGCTTTCCCCGAAGACGCCCTGGTGCGCATCGATCCCGAAATCATCCGCAAGAAAGGTATGGTTCCGAAAAACGGCAGCGTTTTCTTTACCATCTTCCAGACCTTCATGACCGGCCGCGATGCCGACGGCAATCCTGCCCCCAGCTTCGGCGATTACCCGCCCGAATTCTTCGACATCATCATCATCGACGAGTGTCACCGTGGCGGGGCCAACGACGAAAGCAACTGGCGCAGTATCATGGAGTATTTTTCGCCGGCCGTGCAACTGGGCCTGACCGCGACCCCCAAGCGCACGACCAACGCCGATACCTACCATTACTTCGGCGAGCCGGTCTATATCTACTCGCTCAAGGAAGGGATCAACGACGGCTTCCTGACCCCGTTCAAGGTGCAGCAGATCGCCACCACGCTGGATGAGTATGTCTACACCTCGGACGATAGGATCATCGAAGGGGAGATCGAGGAAGGCAAGCGCTACGGCGAGGACGACTTCAACAAGATCATCGAGATCAGGGAGCGCGAAGCCTACCGGGTCAAAATCTTCATGGAGATGATCGACCAGAAGCAGAAGACGCTGGTGTTCTGCGCCACGCAAGATCACGCTGCTGCGGTGCGTGACCTGATCAACCAGATGAAGACCAGTACCGACCCGAACTACTGCGTGCGAGTCACGGCCCGCGACGGCGCCGAAGGTGAACGCTGGCTGCGTACCTTTCAGGACAACGAAAAAACCATCCCCACCATCCTGACCACCTCGCAGAAGCTCTCCACCGGCGTCGATGCCCGCAATGTGCGCAATATCGTGCTGATGCGGCCGGTCAACTCGATGATCGAGTTCAAGCAGATCGTCGGTCGAGGCACGCGCTTGTTCGACGGCAAAGACTACTTTACCATCTACGACTTCGTCCAGGCGTACAAACACTTCAGCGATCCGGAATGGGACGGCGAACCGGAAGAGCCGGAAGCCGCCGATTCGTTTAAGGTTCGGGAACGGCCCGCTGCTTATGATCCTGCCGACCGGGATTCAGAACCAGAGGACGCGCCGAAAAAACGGGAGAAGATCAAAATCAGACTGGCCGACGGCAAAGAACGCACGATTCAGCACATGATGGCCAGCAGTTTCTGGAGTCCCGACGGCAAGCCGATGTCGGCCGCCCAGTTTATCGAACAGCTCTACGGCGAACTGCCGGCTCTGTTCAAAAACGAAGACGAGCTACGCATCCTCTGGGGCGACCCCGCTACGCGCAAGAGCTTGCTCGGCGGCCTGGCGGAAAAAGGTTTTGGCGATGCCCAGCTGGCCGAAGCCAAGCTGATGATTAACGCCGAACAGAGCGATGTGTTTGATGTGCTGGCCTACATCGCCTTTGCCCTGCCGCCGATCAGCCGCTCTGAGCGGGTGGCGGCGCACTGGGAGGCGATCAACAGCCGCTACCACGACAAACAGCGCGCTTTTTTGGCGTTTGTATTGGGCGAATATGTGCGTGTTGGCATTGAGGAGCTGGATGTGGCGAAACTGGCCGGGCTGCTGCAACTGCAGTACGGCAATGTCAGTGATGCGGCGGAGCAGCTGGGCGGGATAGCGCAGATCCGGGAAACCTTTGTTGGATTTCAGCGCTGCCTGTATGCGCGGATTGGCTAA
- a CDS encoding helix-turn-helix transcriptional regulator, which produces MTTQIETPVKLGDTVRHARKALGLTQPQLALAAGVGVRFIVDLEAGKPTVRLEHVLRVLQALGGTLAVIGLNDSQAGAQE; this is translated from the coding sequence ATGACAACACAGATAGAAACACCTGTGAAGCTTGGTGACACAGTTAGACATGCTCGCAAGGCACTGGGGCTGACCCAGCCTCAGTTGGCGCTCGCTGCGGGTGTCGGTGTCCGCTTTATCGTTGATCTGGAAGCGGGCAAACCCACTGTTCGGCTGGAGCATGTTTTGCGTGTTCTTCAGGCTCTGGGTGGAACGCTAGCTGTGATCGGTCTGAACGACAGCCAAGCAGGGGCGCAGGAATGA
- a CDS encoding type II toxin-antitoxin system HipA family toxin, with protein MKRSLDVWLLNQLVGQLTQIDGQLRFCYTTKWLQTPGACPLSYSLPLREEAYDDRATRSFFSGLLPEGDKRRLIAQALQVSRQNDFALLDGIGGECAGAVSLLKPGHQPSAAPAGQSVRWLSDEELLAILAELPRRPMLAGEQGLRLSLAGAQDKLPVVLADGRIGLPLQDSPSSHILKPAIIGVDGSVFNEGFCLALAAQMKLTAVRAAITRLKQCSYLLVERYDRWRHPDGSLQRLHQEDFCQALGIAPEYKYQNEGGPDLPRCFRLLRAVTRPSAPHLLRLLDYTIFNALIGNQDAHAKNFSLIYSVQGAALAPLYDALSTAVYADLTDKMAMKIGSKYVFTEVQSRHWEQLAQAAGLSPSQVKKRLLQLARQLPAQAQALHYRFAAEGLDHAVLADIVNLIDQRCQLTVKRLNLRPLQPTAPSGQAEL; from the coding sequence ATGAAGCGCTCTCTTGATGTTTGGCTGCTAAATCAGCTCGTCGGTCAGTTGACTCAGATCGATGGACAACTCCGTTTTTGTTATACAACGAAATGGCTACAAACTCCTGGCGCCTGCCCTCTTTCGTACAGCTTGCCCTTGAGAGAGGAAGCTTATGACGACAGAGCTACGCGTTCCTTCTTTTCAGGTTTGTTGCCTGAGGGTGACAAACGTCGCCTGATTGCTCAGGCCTTGCAGGTTTCTCGCCAGAATGATTTCGCCTTGCTCGACGGCATTGGTGGCGAATGTGCGGGGGCTGTCAGCCTGCTTAAGCCTGGCCACCAGCCAAGCGCAGCACCCGCCGGACAATCGGTACGCTGGCTGAGCGATGAAGAACTGCTGGCAATTCTGGCTGAGCTACCCCGTCGGCCAATGCTGGCTGGAGAGCAAGGGCTGCGCCTGTCTCTGGCTGGTGCCCAAGATAAACTGCCGGTGGTACTAGCCGATGGCCGTATCGGTCTTCCTCTGCAGGACAGCCCAAGCTCGCACATTCTCAAGCCTGCCATTATCGGAGTCGACGGCAGCGTATTCAATGAGGGCTTCTGTTTGGCCTTGGCCGCACAAATGAAGCTGACGGCTGTCCGCGCTGCGATTACTCGCCTGAAACAATGCTCTTATCTGCTGGTGGAACGCTACGATCGCTGGCGGCATCCCGACGGTTCTTTGCAACGCCTGCACCAGGAGGATTTTTGTCAGGCGCTGGGAATTGCTCCGGAATATAAGTATCAGAATGAGGGTGGGCCAGATCTGCCGCGATGTTTTCGACTGTTGCGCGCAGTGACGCGACCAAGTGCCCCGCATCTATTGCGGTTACTGGACTACACGATTTTCAATGCTCTGATTGGCAATCAGGATGCGCACGCTAAAAATTTCTCACTGATCTATAGCGTGCAGGGTGCGGCGCTAGCGCCGCTTTATGACGCTCTGTCGACGGCGGTTTACGCTGATCTAACCGACAAAATGGCCATGAAAATCGGCAGCAAATATGTGTTTACTGAGGTCCAGTCTCGCCATTGGGAGCAGTTGGCACAGGCTGCCGGGCTCTCACCCTCACAAGTTAAAAAGCGGCTTCTTCAGCTTGCCCGCCAACTGCCGGCACAGGCGCAGGCACTACATTACCGGTTTGCCGCCGAGGGGCTAGATCATGCCGTGCTTGCAGATATCGTCAATCTGATTGATCAACGCTGCCAGTTGACTGTCAAACGACTGAATCTGCGCCCACTTCAGCCCACAGCACCAAGCGGGCAGGCGGAATTGTAA